One window of the Salvelinus fontinalis isolate EN_2023a chromosome 2, ASM2944872v1, whole genome shotgun sequence genome contains the following:
- the LOC129823399 gene encoding trypsin I-P1-like produces MDSWWALCTVVVALTCIGKGGHAQLDVCGTAPLNTKIVGGHNAVAGSWPWQASLHRSSGHFCGGSLINKDWVLTAAHCFASTSTSGLLVYLGRQNQKSFNPNEVSQTVSQIVRHPNYNSATNDNDICLLKLSSSVTFTNYIQPVCLAAGGSTYYNGTTSWVTGWGNTNSGVSLPSPQTLQEVELPVVGNRKCTCLYAGVGSITSNMICAGLLAGGKDSCQGDSGGPLVSKPGLVWIQSGVVSFGVSCARPNFPGVYARVSQYQAWIKSQISTDQPGFVTFSSSGNNSDLTVTCAALSGGATHLLSFSLSLLLSLSPILLSFYLFL; encoded by the exons GTGGCCATGCACAGTTGGATG TGTGCGGCACAGCTCCTCTCAACACAAAGATCGTGGGGGGTCATAATGCAGTGGCAGGGAGCTGGCCATGGCAGGCCAGTCTGCACAGATCCAGCGGCCATTTTTGTGGAGGTTCCCTTATCAACAAAGACTGGGTCCTGACTGCCGCTCACTGCTTCGCCAG CACCAGCACGTCTGGCCTGCTTGTCTACCTGGGCCGGCAAAATCAGAAAAGCTTCAACCCCAACGAGGTGTCTCAAACGGTCTCTCAGATCGTCCGCCACCCCAACTACAAcagtgcaaccaatgacaatgACATATGTCTGCTGAAGCTCTCGTCATCTGTCACCTTTACTAACTACATTCAGCCGGTCTGCCTGGCAGCAGGGGGCAGCACATACTACAATGGCACTACTAGCTGGGTCACTGGCTGGGGCAATACCAATAGCGGAG tgtctctGCCCTCACCCCAGACCCTACAGGAGGTGGAGCTGCCAGTAGTGGGGAACAGGAAGTGTACCTGTCTCTATGCTGGAGTGGGTTCAATCACAAGCAACATGATTTGTGCTGGTCTATTGGCGGGAGGAAAGGATTCCTGTCAG GGAGACTCAGGGGGGCCGCTAGTGAGCAAACCGGGCTTAGTCTGGATCCAGTCTGGTGTTGTGAGTTTCGGAGTAAGCTGTGCTAGACCAAATTTTCCAGGAGTGTATGCCAGAGTGTCCCAGTACCAGGCCTGGATCAAGAGCCAGATCAGCACTGACCAGCCAGGCTTCGTCACCTTCTCCTCCAGTGGGAATAACTCTGACCTCACAGTCACCTGTGCTGCACTGTCCGGTGGGGCCAcacacctcctctccttctccctctccctcctcctctccctctctcctattctCCTTTCTTTCTATCTTTTCTTATAG